The following proteins are encoded in a genomic region of Nymphalis io chromosome 16, ilAglIoxx1.1, whole genome shotgun sequence:
- the LOC126774247 gene encoding uncharacterized protein LOC126774247 — protein MSSFRERQNNLFQHLKDAEEQYSFSKSNNLTPTPNYGDVDRQTYRKLRREVKEFRGKTISIYKRPEANIQDCLQAKTTPDYIKNPGKWRYYSLSDVTPDQMSDKTNIQTALAFIRKMEETANKVKENDMVIDETGAVFKKPSFNISKTIKQAPLEKPQPVLQSNKVIMPEYVVGMSRKKTNSDKINKKMKKNVEAKHVELKLNHLYEDDDDETT, from the coding sequence ATGTCATCTTTTCGTGaaagacaaaataatttattccaaCATTTAAAAGATGCTGAGGAGCAATATAGTTTTTCTAAGTCAAATAATCTCACACCAACGCCAAATTATGGTGATGTTGACAGACAGACTTATAGAAAACTCAGACGTGAGGTAAAAGAATTTCGTGGCAAAACAATTAGTATATACAAAAGGCCGGAAGCAAATATACAAGATTGCTTGCAAGCTAAAACCACTCCAGATTACATAAAAAATCCAGGAAAATGGAGATATTACTCGCTTTCAGATGTTACACCAGACCAAATGTCAGATAAAACTAATATACAGACTGCACTGGCATTTATACGCAAAATGGAGGAAACAGCTAATAAAGTTAAAGAAAATGATATGGTTATTGATGAAACAGGTGCTGTTTTCAAGAAACCAAGCTTTAATATATCGAAAACAATAAAGCAAGCACCATTGGAAAAACCACAACCTGTTTTGCAAAGTAACAAAGTAATTATGCCAGAATATGTAGTAGGAATGTCTCGCAAAAAAACCAACtctgataaaatcaataaaaaaatgaaaaaaaatgtagaagcTAAACATGTTGAACTAAAACTCAATCATCTGTatgaagatgatgatgatgaaactaCTTAA